One genomic region from Portunus trituberculatus isolate SZX2019 chromosome 5, ASM1759143v1, whole genome shotgun sequence encodes:
- the LOC123513699 gene encoding LOW QUALITY PROTEIN: homeobox protein Nkx-2.8-like (The sequence of the model RefSeq protein was modified relative to this genomic sequence to represent the inferred CDS: inserted 1 base in 1 codon): MATAPREPMQPQQEGTAGGGRVTSFSVRDLLQLPDKPTKGAGAGVGEQTVVREEAGGDTTTSVTTVPTTTTTAATDLAEALHHHPLHHPHHLTHHHHHHPSPVQAAADSTENTHVAEEDYTAEEELEALEVEEEGEEGREAGGRKRKRRILFSKTQTYELERRFRQQRYLSAPEREHLAALINLTPNQVKIWFQNHRYKTKKLYREXGLAASIDAPYGAAPAAPLCALPPALRRLSMPLLVRDRLTGGVNPRPDAHDAAALLDPRLHAPLPPVAFPGLFSGLLGASSGLRLGAMPPALAQPGLSPALAASLLLPTHPFLSSASSLSSSLPLFSSPPAATAVTAARASLKLLDGGGGGGGSPSPSPTTSLSSPRPHSPPCSTDGAAPPRLPTAPARW, translated from the exons ATGGCTACTGCTCCTCGTGAACccatg CAGCCCCAGCAGGAGGGAACAGCAGGCGGAGGGCGCGTCACCAGTTTCTCCGTAAGGGACCTGCTGCAGCTGCCGGACAAGCCaactaaag GCGCGGGCGCGGGCGTGGGCGAGCAGAcagtggtgagggaggaggcgggcggcgacaccaccaccagtgtcacCACagtgcccaccaccaccaccaccgccgccacagaCCTGGCGGAGGCTCtgcaccaccaccccctccaccacccccaccacctcacccaccaccaccaccaccacccctcccccgTGCAGGCCGCGGCGGATTCCACGGAGAACACGCACGTGGCGGAGGAGGACTACAcggcggaggaggagctggaggcgctggaggtggaggaggagggggaggaggggcgcGAGGCGGGCGGGCGCAAGAGGAAGCGACGCATTCTGTTCAGCAAGACGCAGACCTACGAGCTGGAGCGACGCTTCCGCCAGCAGCGCTACCTGTCGGCGCCGGAGCGCGAGCACCTGGCGGCGCTCATCAACCTAACGCCCAACCAGGTGAAGATCTGGTTCCAGAACCACCGATACAAGACCAAGAAGCTGTACCGCG AAGGCCTCGCTGCCTCCATCGATGCCCCATACGGCGCTGCGCCCGCCGCGCCGCTCTGTGCCCTGCCGCCCGCCCTGCGCCGCCTCTCCATGCCGCTGCTCGTCAGGGACAGGCTGACGGGGGGCGTCAACCCTCGACCCGATGCCCACGACGCCGCGGCGCTGCTGGACCCACGCCTGCACGCACCCCTGCCGCCCGTGGCCTTCCCCGGGCTGTTCTCAGGCCTGCTGGGGGCGTCAAGCGGCCTCAGGCTGGGGGCGATGCCCCCAGCTTTGGCCCAGCCTGGCCTGTCCCCCGCCCTGGCCGCCTCGCTGCTGCTGCCCAcccaccccttcctctcctctgcctcctccctctcctcctcactgccgctcttctcctccccgcccgccgccaccgccgtcaCCGCCGCCCGCGCCTCCCTCAAGCTGCTcgacggcggcggtggcggcggcgggtcCCCGTCGCCCTCGCCCACCACCTCGCTGTCCTCACCACGGCCCCATTCGCCCCCCTGCTCTACTGACggcgccgccccgccccgcttaCCCACCGCCCCCGCCAGGTGGTGA